From one Leptospira stimsonii genomic stretch:
- a CDS encoding valine--pyruvate transaminase, producing the protein MQYSQFGRKFKEQTGIGQLMEDLGSPPPGACMLGGGNPALIPEVAEVWKEIVSKQIQSGSLHKSLGNYESPAGIQELRERVAFILSEESGTSISENQIAITNGSQNAFYLLLNFFSGAFANDRRKKILFPILPEYIGYTDQTLETDSFLSFLPKIQEIDSSYYKYYIDKENFQNVSDWKEQAGCICVSRPTNPTGNVITDSELEFLISKSREADIPLLIDNAYGYPFPGVVFEKSSFIHKPGMIQGFSLSKLGLPGVRTGFVLGDPETIELLQKANSVINLTSASPGQYIALDLFRSGEWKHLCKNVILPYYQKKSEFARDLILRNWNSELNYRIHQSEGAFFLWIWVKNLKLTVSELYPILKEAGVIIVPGKTFFPGSDSSWTHREECFRLSFVREEKEIEEGIIKIGRVLEKFSK; encoded by the coding sequence ATGCAATATTCTCAATTTGGTCGAAAATTCAAGGAGCAAACGGGGATTGGACAACTTATGGAAGATCTTGGAAGCCCTCCACCCGGCGCTTGTATGTTGGGCGGAGGAAATCCAGCGCTGATTCCGGAAGTCGCGGAGGTTTGGAAAGAGATCGTTTCGAAACAGATCCAGTCCGGAAGTCTTCATAAAAGTCTCGGGAATTACGAGTCACCGGCCGGAATTCAAGAACTTCGGGAGCGAGTTGCATTCATTTTATCGGAAGAATCGGGAACTTCCATTTCTGAAAATCAAATTGCGATCACAAATGGAAGTCAAAATGCGTTTTATCTTTTACTGAATTTTTTCTCCGGAGCGTTCGCGAATGATAGGAGAAAAAAAATTCTATTTCCTATTCTTCCAGAATACATAGGTTATACGGATCAGACATTAGAAACGGATTCCTTTTTATCCTTTTTGCCAAAAATTCAGGAGATCGATTCTTCCTATTATAAGTATTATATAGACAAGGAAAATTTTCAAAATGTTTCCGATTGGAAGGAGCAAGCGGGTTGTATTTGTGTTTCTCGACCGACCAACCCAACCGGAAACGTGATCACCGATTCCGAGCTGGAATTTTTGATTTCAAAATCGAGGGAAGCCGACATACCTTTGTTAATCGATAATGCGTACGGTTATCCTTTTCCGGGAGTCGTTTTCGAAAAGAGTTCGTTTATTCATAAACCGGGAATGATTCAAGGTTTTAGCCTTTCCAAGCTTGGGCTTCCCGGAGTTCGAACAGGATTTGTTCTGGGCGATCCTGAAACGATCGAACTCCTGCAGAAAGCCAATTCGGTTATCAATCTTACGAGTGCAAGTCCGGGTCAATACATAGCACTGGATCTTTTTCGTTCCGGAGAATGGAAACATTTGTGTAAGAACGTTATTCTACCTTACTACCAAAAAAAGTCGGAATTTGCGAGGGATTTGATTCTTCGGAATTGGAATTCCGAATTGAATTATAGAATTCATCAGAGTGAGGGCGCCTTCTTTCTATGGATCTGGGTGAAAAATTTAAAACTTACGGTTTCGGAGTTATATCCGATTCTAAAAGAAGCCGGTGTGATCATCGTTCCCGGAAAAACTTTCTTTCCGGGTTCGGATTCGAGTTGGACTCATAGAGAAGAATGTTTTCGTTTGAGCTTTGTGAGAGAAGAAAAAGAGATAGAAGAAGGAATCATAAAAATCGGTCGAGTATTGGAAAAATTCTCCAAATAA
- a CDS encoding adenylate/guanylate cyclase domain-containing protein, which produces MELNQNRLKSKEILDLGAFLKQYPWDEEWIRSAKPVEVLWEFELDIDVESLWPWLIDTSSFNKRIGIPEMKYVEKEGKLFGRSRNAGILMEWEEVPWEWEYCKGLNNARIYSKGFGKYVRCRYIVEKLSSNKTKLTVYFGWIPRGILGKLILPIGMKQLFKDYQKGLLGVLTDIETRKRNDSIINFKSTLKESEPIAESIKLKQIRNNLIREGIDETLIDRVIHYILSEDENELYRIRIKKLVSEWKVPLESLLLLFLHGCRQGLFTLSWDVICPHCRGVRSELNNLGDVPSQDSCDVCGIDFESSKLNTIEITFHIHPSIREVQKRFFCAAEPATKTHIRFQRTIPPGAEYITNLLLNDGIYRLRIAGEKKYNLLELQPSSNETVRWTADQSEQEITAKPEPTVQIYNSELSPRTFVIEEKKEDAYSLRPAELFNFQDFRDLFTEQAIASDLQLDIGVQTILFTDIVGSTRFYISEGDTGAFKEVREHFVQVFRIIKENKGAVVKTIGDAVMASFSSPLDSILASVELQKVFQISPENRIQIRISVHTGSCLAVNLNSNIDYFGNTVNYASKLQGITDAGEIVFSEAIFRDSEIRNYLRESGLKVRKVPFQLPWSKEEEAAYKLAYDLK; this is translated from the coding sequence ATGGAATTAAATCAAAACAGACTCAAGTCCAAGGAAATTTTAGACCTCGGCGCATTCTTAAAACAATATCCTTGGGATGAAGAATGGATCCGTTCCGCAAAACCGGTGGAAGTACTTTGGGAATTCGAATTGGATATAGATGTAGAATCTCTTTGGCCTTGGCTTATCGATACCTCTTCGTTTAACAAAAGAATCGGGATTCCCGAAATGAAATACGTTGAGAAAGAAGGAAAGTTGTTCGGCCGCTCCAGAAACGCGGGAATTCTGATGGAATGGGAGGAAGTTCCTTGGGAATGGGAATATTGCAAAGGACTAAACAACGCGCGCATTTATAGCAAAGGTTTCGGGAAATACGTTCGTTGCCGTTACATCGTAGAAAAACTTTCATCAAACAAAACAAAGCTCACCGTTTACTTCGGTTGGATTCCGAGAGGAATTCTGGGAAAATTGATTCTCCCCATCGGAATGAAACAACTCTTTAAAGATTATCAAAAAGGACTTTTGGGAGTTCTGACTGATATTGAAACCAGAAAACGAAACGATTCAATCATCAATTTTAAGAGTACGTTGAAAGAATCAGAACCGATCGCGGAGAGCATTAAGCTAAAACAAATCAGAAACAATTTAATTCGTGAAGGAATCGACGAAACATTAATTGATCGAGTGATTCATTATATTCTTTCTGAAGACGAAAACGAACTCTATCGGATTCGAATTAAGAAGTTGGTCTCGGAATGGAAGGTTCCTCTGGAAAGTCTTCTTCTCCTTTTTTTACACGGTTGTAGGCAAGGACTTTTTACTCTTTCTTGGGATGTGATCTGTCCTCATTGCAGAGGTGTTCGATCAGAACTTAACAACTTAGGAGACGTTCCTTCACAAGATTCTTGCGACGTATGCGGAATCGATTTTGAATCATCCAAACTCAATACGATTGAAATCACTTTTCATATTCATCCTTCGATAAGAGAAGTTCAAAAAAGATTTTTTTGCGCGGCGGAACCCGCAACGAAGACTCATATTCGTTTTCAAAGGACGATTCCACCCGGTGCGGAGTATATTACAAATTTATTATTGAACGACGGTATCTATCGTCTTAGAATCGCCGGAGAAAAAAAGTACAATCTCTTAGAATTACAACCTTCTTCGAACGAAACCGTACGCTGGACCGCCGATCAATCCGAGCAGGAAATCACAGCAAAACCCGAACCGACGGTTCAAATATACAATAGCGAACTTTCTCCGAGGACGTTCGTGATTGAGGAAAAAAAAGAAGACGCTTATAGTTTGCGACCTGCGGAATTATTCAATTTTCAGGACTTTCGTGACCTTTTTACGGAACAAGCGATCGCTTCCGACCTTCAATTGGACATCGGTGTACAAACGATTCTCTTTACGGATATTGTAGGTTCCACTCGATTCTATATTTCAGAAGGGGATACAGGTGCATTCAAAGAAGTAAGAGAGCATTTCGTACAAGTTTTCCGAATCATCAAAGAAAACAAAGGCGCCGTTGTAAAAACCATCGGAGACGCTGTTATGGCTTCGTTTTCAAGTCCGTTAGATTCTATACTTGCCTCGGTTGAATTGCAGAAGGTGTTTCAAATTTCTCCGGAAAACAGAATTCAAATTCGAATCAGCGTTCATACGGGATCTTGTTTAGCGGTGAATCTCAACAGCAATATCGATTACTTTGGAAACACGGTAAACTACGCTTCAAAACTGCAAGGCATCACCGACGCCGGTGAAATCGTTTTTTCAGAAGCGATCTTTAGAGACAGTGAGATTCGGAATTATCTGAGAGAGAGCGGTTTGAAAGTAAGAAAAGTTCCGTTTCAATTACCCTGGTCAAAAGAGGAAGAGGCAGCATACAAATTGGCATACGACCTTAAATGA
- a CDS encoding DsbA family oxidoreductase: METKISIYSDVVCPWCYIGKKRLEDAIELRKKSHPDDKIEIEWKAFQLNPNLAPEGEDRVLHMTRKFGSLDQIKMMVQRVADIATAEGLPFSTEQQGHQPNTFLLHALIRRAKEKGKASELAEIFFKNFFAEGKNLSDTTVIIESLKQVGMNEEDLDNVKGNEILLKEVQEEELRGRQLGVSGVPFFVFNEKYAVSGAQESNLFLQVFDQLEKEAS; encoded by the coding sequence TTGGAAACGAAAATTTCAATTTATTCGGACGTAGTTTGTCCTTGGTGTTACATCGGAAAAAAAAGATTAGAAGACGCGATTGAGCTTCGTAAAAAGTCCCACCCGGATGATAAGATTGAGATAGAATGGAAAGCTTTTCAACTGAATCCAAATCTTGCACCCGAAGGAGAAGATCGGGTTTTACACATGACCCGAAAGTTCGGTTCTTTGGATCAGATCAAGATGATGGTGCAGAGAGTGGCGGACATTGCCACAGCGGAAGGTCTTCCTTTTTCGACCGAACAACAAGGCCATCAACCGAATACTTTCTTATTGCACGCTCTGATCCGAAGAGCAAAAGAAAAAGGAAAGGCTTCCGAACTTGCCGAAATTTTCTTCAAAAACTTTTTTGCTGAAGGTAAGAATCTTTCGGATACAACCGTTATCATTGAAAGTCTGAAACAAGTTGGAATGAACGAAGAAGATTTGGACAACGTAAAAGGAAATGAAATTCTCTTAAAAGAAGTTCAAGAAGAAGAATTAAGAGGTAGGCAACTGGGCGTTTCCGGAGTTCCTTTTTTCGTCTTTAACGAAAAATACGCCGTTTCGGGTGCGCAAGAATCCAATCTTTTCTTACAAGTTTTCGATCAGCTGGAAAAAGAAGCGTCTTAA